Sequence from the Enhydrobacter sp. genome:
CTGGCAGACGATCGCGCCCGACCTGCTCGGCGTACCGCGGCGCCGGCCGCCCGCCTTCCCGTTGCGGGTGCTGCCCGGGCGCTGGCGCGAGTGGGTAGAGCTGGGAGCGCACGCGCAGCCCGCGCCCGACCCGCTCGCCCTCGCGATGATGGGGGCCGTCAGCGCGGTGTGCGGCGGCGGTGTCGTCGTGCACGTGACGCAGCACTGGAGGGAGCCGCTGCTGCTCTGGCTGGCGCTGGTCGGCGAGGCGTCGAGCGGCAAGTCGGCGGCGCTCGCGGCCGGCCGCCGGTTGCTCGATCCGCTCCAGCCCGACGAGGGCGACACCTGCTTTCCGCGCTGCATGCTGCTGTCCGATCCGGACCATTGGCTGATCCGCGCCAGCGCGCGGCGCAATCCGCGCGGCGTCATGCTGTGGCGCGACGACCTCGCCGACTGGCTCCGCACCAGGGCGCGCGGCGAGCACCAGGCCGACATGGTCGCGGGCTGGAGCGCCGGCCGGGTCCTGCGCGCGGAGAACCCGGTCGAGGAAGCGGCCGAGCCGCTGGCGCTCGCCCTCGCCGGCACACTCGACGCGGCCCGGCTCGACAGCCTCGTCGGCGCCGAGGCCGCCGCCTCGCGCCTGCTGTTCGCCTGGCCGGAAGCGTCGGACCGGGTGTCGCTCACACAGCCCGACGTCGACGACGCCCCCGTCGTGGCGATGCTGCGCCGCATCGGCGGCCTCATGGGGCCGGCCGGAGAGCCGTCCGTCATCGGCCTGGAGGATCCGACGCGCGCGCAGTTCGAGGAGATCGTCGGATTGCTGCGACAGCATGCCCGGCAGTGCGACGGGCTGGAGGCCGCCTGGGTCGGCAAGGGCGCCTCGGCGATCGCGCGGATCGCGGCGATGTTCGAACTGATGGACTGGGCGCCGGACGAGACGCGCGCCTATCCGGAGGGCGTGACGCTGGCGCGCCTGGAGGATGCCTGGACCCTGTGGTCGGAGTATCTCCTGCCGCAGGCCGAGGACGTGTTCGGCCGCGTCGGCTCGACCGATCTCGACCGGCTGGGTCGCCGCGTCGTGCGCTGGCTGAAGCGGACGCGCCATGCCCGCGTCTCGGCGAGGACGATCCGGCGCGAGGCTCTCGCGGAAGCCGTCGATGCCGAGAACACCGAAACCGTCATCGCGCTGCTCGAAGCCGGAGGCGTGCTGCGCCTACCGCCGCCCACCGTCCCGGGGCCCGGGAGGAAGTCACGCCAGTGGGAAGTCAATCCGGCGCTGCGTTGAGTTTTGGCGATTTTGGCGATTTTGGCGAACCGTTTTAGATCCGAAGCGAGACTATCCGTAGGTCGCCTCGACCGTTCCGAACGGTCCGAAGTCGGCGACGTAGGTCTCGCCCGCTCTCGGTCGCAGCATGCCGGTCAGGGTGCCGGTGCTGACGAACTGCCCGGCCTTCAGGCCGACGCCGGTGCGCGACAGCTCGTTGGCAAGCCAAGTGAGCGGCACGAGCGGATGATCGAGCGCGGCGGCCGCGGTCCCCGAGCGACGCTCCACGCCGTTGCAATGGAGCGTCACCCGCTGGCCCGCGATGTCGCGCTCGCGCCAGCCCTCGATGGCGGGCCCGTGGACGATCGTGCCCGAGCCCGCGCCGTCGGCGAGGATGGCAGCGAGCGGCGGGAAGCTGTCGTCGTGCACGAAGCGGCATTCGGCGAGCTCGAGGCCGGGATGCAGCGAGGCCACCGCCGCACTCACCTCCTCGACCGTGTACGTCGTCGCGCGCGGCAGCAAGTCGGCGCCGAGACGCGCGACGTACTCGACCTCGGGGATCGGACTGCACTGCCGGGCATGCGCGACGCGCGCAGGCGAGGGTTCGATGCAAAAAGTTCTGCCGTAGATCGGCGAATCGGTTCGTAGAGCCTTCTGCATCTCCTCCTTCGCGGCTGCGATCTTCCAGCCGAGCACCGGCCAGCCGAGCCTTTCCGCAACTCGTGCGGCGATGCGGTAGGCCGTGTCGTTGTCGGGCGGCACCAGCTTCGGCGCGAGACCGCTCTGCTGTCGTCCGTCGCGTCGCAATGCGCAGAGCAAATCGACGAGTTCGCGTTGCGATGTCTGTTCCATCTCGTCACTCCCCTGCGCATCATTCCACATCGAATACTCGCGAAAATTGCAGTCCGTTGCATTCATCCCGCGCGCTCTCGTTCATGTGACTGTGGGTATGCACGAATGAACAGGGGCGAGACGCACAAATCGACTATATTCACCTTATCTGCGGTTTGTGGGGTGACAGCAATGGCGCTGGCTGCAGACGTCGACCAGGGTTTGGGTCGGTCGACTGTCTTTCTCTCCCTTCTGCCCCCGTCGCGCACGGATCGGCGTGTTGCGCTCGCGGTCGCCGTGTTTCTCGTCGTGGCCTTCGTCGCGCTGGTTCCCTTCGCCAAGGAACCGCTGGCGCCGCTGCCACCGTTCATCCCGTCGTATCAGTCCGCCCTGCTGCTGTGCGACCTGATGACGGCGGCCGTGCTGTTCGGCCAGTTCTCCATCCAGCGCTCGCCGGGATTGCTGATCCTCGCCACCGCCTATCTCTTCACCGCCTTCGCCATCGTTCCGCACACCCTGTCCTTCCCCGGCCTGTTCGCGCCCGGCGGCGCGATCGGCGGCGGCACGCAGACCACGGTGTGGCTCTACATGCTGTGGCACGGCGTCTTTCCGCTGATGGTCGCGGCCTATGCCCTGACCAAGAGCGCCGACCGCCGGCTCGAGCCCGCGCGCCTCTGGATCCCGCTCGCCGTCGCGGGCGCCCTCGCCGCGGTCGTCGCCGGCACCTTGATGACGACGGCGGGACACGACCTGCTGCCCGTCCTGCTGAAGCCCGACAACACCTACACCACCGCGATGTACGTGGTGATCACCTCGATCTGGGCACTGAACATCGTGGCGCTGGCGGCGCTGCTGGCGCGGCCGCCCCACCGGACCCTCGACCTGTGGCTGATGGTGGTGATGGTGGCGTGGATCGGCGACGTCGGGCTGAGCGCGACCTTCAACGCCAAGCGCTTCGACGTCGGCTTCTATTTCGGACGTGCGTACGGGCTGCTCGCCGCCGGCTTCGTGCTGATGATGCTCCTGCTCGAGACGCGGGCGCTTTACGCGAGGTTGGCGGGTAACCTCGCCCGGGAGCGTGAGGCCGCCCAGCGGCGGAGCCGGCGCGTCTTCGAGACGTCGCAGGACGTCATCCTCGTCACCGACGCGTACGGCACGGTGGTCGAGATCAGCCCGAGCTGCACGGAGGCGATCGGCTACGCGCCCAACGAGCTGATCGGTCGCAACGGCATGGAGTTCGTCTTCCCGGGCGATCTCGAAGCGACGCGGCAGGAGATGCGCGAGGCGCGCCAGAACAGCGAAGCGCGCCACTATAGCTGCCGCTATCGCCACAAGAACGGCCGCGTGGTGACGATGGAATGGAATGCGGTGTGGTCGGAGGCCGACCGCCTCCACTTCTTCATCGGCCGCGACATGACGGCGATGGAGGCGAAGGAGGCCCAGCTCAGGCAGGCGCACAAGATGGAGGCGGTGGGCCAGCTCACCGGCGGCGTGGCGCACGACTTCAACAACATCCTCATGGTGATCCAGGCCAACGTCGAGGAACTGCTCGAGGATCCATCCCTGTCGGCCGAGCATCGCGAACTGCTCGCCAGCATCGCGACGTCGGGTGAGCGCGCGGCGGAGATGACCCGCCGCCTGCTCGCCTTCTCGCGCAAGCAGCGCCTCAATCCCCAGCCGACCGATCTCACCAAACTTGTCGCTAGCATCGACAAGCTGCTGCAGCGCACGCTCGGCCAGCAGATTCGCATCGAGACAATACTGGAGAACGAGCTGTGGACGACCGACGTCGATCGCTCCCAGCTCGAGTCGGCCATCGTCAACCTGGCGGTGAACGCGCGCGACGCCATGCCCGAGGGCGGCCAATTGCTGATCGAGACGGCGAACGTGCATCTCGACGAGGACTACGCGACCCTCAATCCCGGCGTGACCGCCGGCGCGTACGTCATGGTGGCGGTGACCGATTCCGGCACCGGCATCCCGCGCGACATCCTCGACAAGGTGTTCGACCCCTTCTTCACCACCAAGGAGACGGGCAAGGGCACCGGGCTCGGGCTGAGCATGGTCTACGGCTTCATCAAGCAGTCGGAGGGCCACATCAAGATCTACAGCGAGCCGGGCCGCGGCACGACCATCCGCATGTACCTGCCGCGCAGCGACACGCCGCTCGCTGCTGACCCGCCAGCGCCCGCGGACATGCCGGGCGGGCGCGAGCGCATCCTGCTGGTCGAGGACGAACCGCACGTGCGGGAGGCGGTGATACGTCAGCTGCGCAGCCTCGGCTATTCGGTGACCGACGCGGCGAGCGGCCGCGCCGCTCTCGACCTGCTCGAGTCGGCGCCGTTCGACCTGCTGCTGACCGACGTGATCATGCCGGAGATGGACGGCGTGAGCCTGACCAGGGAGGCGGCGGAGCGGTGGCCGGGCATGAAGAGCCTGTTCATGTCGGGCTACAGCGAGCGTGGGGCCAGGTCGTTCGGCTTGATCGACGGAACCGATCGCATCCTGTCAAAGCCCTTCCGCAAGATCGACCTCGCCTTGCGCGTACGCGAGACGCTCGATGCCTGAGAGCGCACCCGCCTCCGCCCCCTGTGTGCTCGTGGTCGACGACGACGACAATGTACGCCGTGTCGTCTTGCGGCAGCTTGCCCGGCTGGGCTACCGGACGGTCGAGGCAGCCGACGGCGCCGGTGCGCTCGCCCGACTGGCCGAGACGGGCGACGTGGCGCTGCTGCTGGTCGATGTCTCGATGCCGGGCGGCATGAACGGTCCCGAGGTCGCCGAGCACGCCCGCCGCACACGGCCCGGACTCAAGGTGCTGTTCGCCTCGGGCAACGTCGATCAGCAGATCGCCGCGAGCGAGGATTTCATCGTCAAGCCGTACCGCAAGGAAGAGCTTGCCCGGAAGCTGCACGAGATCCTGCCGTCCGGACCACATCCACTCCAGCCAGGGGCCCGACCATGACCGCCCTCGACCTCGCCCGCGATCCCCGCCCGGCCGCATCTCCCGCCCCGTCGGCCGTCGCGTCGCGCACGGCCGTACGACGGCCCAGCCTGCTGGCGCGCGGCATCTGGCTGGCGGTCGCCTACCTCGTCGTCACGGGTGGCATGCTGCTGGCCCTGCTGATGCAACTGCGCGAGGAGGCGATCGACGCACGCAAGCGCGAGCTCGCCGCCTTCGCCCAGTTGACGGCGAGCCACACCTTCGAGGTGGCGCTGGCGCTCGAGCAGTCGCTGAGGCTGGCGGAGCTCACCCTCACGGTGGCCACGGAATCGGGCGCCGCGACGCAGGAAACGATCGGACCCATGCTGCGCGAGGTGGTGCGCGGCTCTCGCGCGCTCGAGGACGTGGTCGTGCTGGATGCGCGCGGCCGCGTGATCTTCCAGGCCGTCGGCACTGGCGCCGTCGGACGCGACTGGTCGAACCGATCCTATTTCGAGCGGGCGCGCGGCGCTTCGGCGCGGTTCGAACTGGCGGCGCCGACGCGCGACGGCGCGGCCGGCGCGGCCCAGGGCTGGTCGATCCCGGTCATCCAGCCGTGGCGCAAGGAGGGCCAGTTCGCCGGCGCCATCGTCGGCCTGATGGCCCCCGAGGTGTTCGACAAGAGCTGGACCTTCGACGCGGAGGTCGACGGCTTGAGCATCGCGCTCGTGGACAACGGAGGGCGGGCGATCATGCGCCGGCCGTTCGTCGACTCGTTGGCTGGACGGCCGCTGGGCGGCCCCGAACTGGTCGCGCAACTCGCGCGCGAGCGTGCTGCCGGCGCACTCGATCTCGCAGATCCCGCCGACGGAGGGAACGGCCTCGTCGCCTATCGTCGACTCACCGCCTACCCCGAGCTGGTCGTGCTGGTGGCGCAGCCGCTCGACGCCGCCCTGGCCGACTGGCGGCGCATCGCCTGGATCTCGGGCGGCTGCTGGGTGCTGGCGTCGCTGGCGCTGGGCGGCCTCGGCCTGTGGCTGGTGCGGGAGATGAAGGCGCGCGGCGCGCTCGAGAACCGCTACGAGGCACTGTTCAACTCGATCCCCCATCCGGTGATCCTGTCCGATCACGAAAGCGGACGGCTGCTCGCCTGCAACGAGGCGGCGGCAGCCACCTACGGTGCGCCGTTCGACGGCACGGCCGGCGACACCGCACTCCTGCCGTCCGACTTCGCGGTGCTGCGCGCGCGGCGCGGCGAGTTGTCCCGCGACTTCGCCTGCTTCATCGGCGACCAGCGCCACATCGACCGGCACGGCCGGCCGATCGACCTCGAGCTGATGGTCCGTCTGGTCGATCACGACGGCAGGCCGGCCGATCTCACGGTCGCGGTCGACGTCACGGACCGCATGAAGGCGGAGCGGGCGCGGCGCGCGGCCGAGGACCAGTTGCGCCAGTCGCAGAAGATGGACACGCTCGGCCAGCTCAGCGGCGGCATCGCGCACGACTTCAACAACGTGCTCATGGTGATCGTCGATACCGCCGACGAGATATCCGAGATCGAGAACCTGCCGGCGGAGGCGCGCCGGGCTGCCGCGCGCATTTCCGACTCCGCCGGACGGGCCGAGGAGCTGACGCGCAAGATGCTCGCCTTCTCGCGCCGACAGCCGCTCAGGCCGCGCCCGGTCGACGTCAACGACCTGGTGGCCGACACCGGCAAGCTGCTGAGGCGCACGCTCGGCGAGCAGATCGAGATCGATTCGATCCTGGCGGATGATCTGTGGCCGGCCGAGGTCGACCCCGTCCAGCTCGAGACGTCGCTGGTCAATCTCTGCCTCAATGCGCGCGACGCCATGCCCAGGGGCGGGCGCGTGCTGGTCGAGACGTCGAACGTGAGGCTCGACGCGGCGCCGGCGGCCGCGCGATCCGGCCCCGCCGCCGGTGACTTCGTGGCGATCCGCGTGAGCGACAGCGGCCACGGTATCCTGCCGGGCGACATCGACAAGATCTTCGAGCCCTTCTTCACCACCAAGGCGAGCGGCAAGGGGTCGGGTCTCGGCCTCAGCATGGTCTACGGCTTCGTGCGGCAGTCGAACGGCCACATCGAGGTCGAAAGCGAGCTCGATCGCGGCACCACTTTCACGCTCTATCTGCCGCGGCATCGCGGCTCAGCCGTCCTGACCGTCGCACCGTCGCGGGCCGCCATGACCGGCGGCAGCGAGCGCGTCCTGGTGGTCGAGGACGACGCCCATGTGCGCGCCGCCGTGGTGCGCCAATTGCAGAGCCTCGGCTACGACGTGACGTCGGCCGAGAACGGCGCGGCCGGCATGGCCGCGCTGGAGCAGGCCGCTTTCGACCTGCTGCTGACCGACGTCGTCATGCCGGGCGGCATGAACGGCAAGATGTTGGCCGACGAGGCGGCACGACGCTGGCCGGCCATGGCCGTCGTCTTCATGTCGGGCTACACCGACAACGCGCTGATCTTCGGTGGAGCGATCGCCGACGACATTCGGCTGCTCGGCAAGCCCTTCCGCAAGCGCGACCTTGCACAGATGATCCGCGAGGCGCTCGACGTGCGGCCGGGCGCGGCCGGCGGACCGTCGTCATGACGGCACGGTGCCTGCTCGCGGTGGCCTGGGTGGCGCTCGCGTTGGCGCCCCGCGAAGGCGCGGCCGCCGATATCACGATCCTCGACAGGCCCGGCGCGGTGCACCGGGAGACGCCGCCCTCCGCGTCGCCGGCGCAGCCGGGCTTCTCGCTCATCCCGCCCGCGCAGGCAGCGTCGCGGGGACCGTCCGGAAGCGCCGCGACCGTCCCGGCGCTGCGCCTCACCGGCGTGATCGAGGTCGGCGACGCGGCCAAGCTGGAGCAGGCGATCGGCCGGCTGAGCCGATCCACCGCGATCCGGCCCGACACGCCGCTCACTGCGATCGAGCTCAGCAGCATGGGCGGCAGCCTGTTCGACGGTATCGCCATCGGTCGGCTGCTGAAGAAGCATCGCATGGTCGCCGTCGTGCGGCAGCGCGACTTCTGCCTGTCGTCCTGTGCATTGGCCTTCCTCGGCGGCAACGAACCGGACGTGCCGACGGCCTATCCCACGCGCTGCAACCTCGAACTCGGCGCCAAGGTCGCGTTCCATAATTTCTTCCTCAATCCGCAGCTGCTGCGCCCGACCACGGCAACAGACGCCGTCGAGAGCCGTCTGCAGGGCTTCTCCGACGCGCGCGGCGGCGCGGCGAGTCTGGTGCGCTACGCCGCCGACCTCGGCCTGCCGCCGTCCTTCGCCGCCAGCCTGATGGGGCGTCCGATCGACGACTTCCAGTACATCGAGACGGTCGGCCAGTTCCTGAAGTTCGGCGTCTGCCCGATCGGGCTCGCTCGCCCATCGGTCGCGCTCGAGCAGCAGGCGCTGAACGCCTGCCGCAATTCCACCGACGAGGACGCGCCGGCGCAGCTGCAGGCCCGGCTGCTGCCGGCCCAGTACGTCAAGCGCTACCTCCTCGAGCGCGTGCAGGCCACCATGCAGGCTTCGCGGGCGCGCGGCCGGCTGGCCGGGTTGCTGGCGAGCGGCGCGGTGATGCGCGTCCCCGAGGAAATCGACCGCTTGTACGAGGATCTGCGCGCCGCCGGCATGGCCCTGCCCGACATCGTCGGTCCGACCTACGAGATCCTGGGCGAGGAACGCGGTAGCCTGCAGGTGACCTGCTATGTCAGCCTCTCGCCGGACGATTCAGAGATCTTCGACGTCGTGGTGAGCAGCGAGCGCGGCCTCGCGTTCCCGCCGAGGGACCCGCCCGACAAGGCACGCAAGCTCTTCCTCTATGACCGCAACACGATCATCAACCCGCGCCCGCGCTGAACCCCGATGCTCCTGATCGGCCCCAATCGCTCGCCCTACACGCGTCGAGTCGCGATCGTGCTCAAGGTCTATGGCCTGCCCTGCGAGCAGCGGCCGTTGTCGGGCTTCGACGACCGCGACGCGGTGCGCTCCTTCAATCCGTTGGGCCGCATTCCGGCGCTCGTTCTGGACTCGGGCGAGACGCTGGTCGACAGCAACGCCATTCTCGATCATCTCGACGAGCTGGTCGGTCCCGAGCGCGCGCTGATCGCAGGATCGGGGACGGAGCGCCGCGCGGTGCTGCGGGCGTGCGCGATCCTGATGGGCGTCTGCGACAAGGTCCTGCAGGCCGCCTATCACCGCAACCACGTGCCCCCGGATAAGCGCCATCAGCCGTGGATCGACGATTGCGCCGCGCAGGCCGGGGCGGCTCTTGTCGCCATCGAGCAGACGCTCGATGCGACGCAACCGTTCCTCCTGTTCGATCGGTTGACCCATGCCGATGTCGCTGCCGTCGTCGCCGAGCGCTTCGCGCGTGGCGGGCTCGGACTCGACACCGCGAGGCAGGTGCCGCGTCTCGCCGCGCTCACGAAGCGCCTCGGCGTGCGACCCGATTTCCAGGTCGCCGAGCATCCGCGATGAGGTGCCGCTATTCCGCCGCCTGCGCGGGCGGCGCGCCGGGATGGACCGCGGCGGCGAACTGGCGGCGATAGAGCTCATGCCATTCGCTCCGGTCGTCGCTCAGGAAATAGCCGCTGCGTGCGCCGCGGTAGACCTCGGGCCGGTCGACGCCGGCCGGGACCTCGCCGCGCTCGCGCAGCGCGCGTGTCGCCAGCAGCAGGCGCCGGCGCGTGCGGGTGATCATGCGGTCCGACGGTGCGAGGTGCTCGAACTCGAAGTCGGTGACCGGTCCCATGCTCTCGGTGACGGCCTGGTCCTGGAGATGGACGCCGTCGATGCCGCTGAAGATCGCGTTGCTGCGTTGCGCGGCGCGATCGATGCCCCAGTCGTTGCCTTCGTTGTCGGCGAGACGCCAGCGACCGAGCCAGTCCGTGGTGTTGGGCAGGAAGTTGAGGTTGCCGCGGCCGGTGCCGCCGATCGGCCTTCCGTCCTTGAACCGCGGCTGCGGCTGGGAGTTGGCCGCCACCGCGCGCTTCCACCAGATGAAGACGAACATGGTGTGGCCGTCGTCGAGCGGTACCCAGGCGCGCGCGTGCATGTGGCTCGCGAACTCGCCGTTGGGTGCCTGCGTCCAGAACGGCAGCAGGAAATTCGCAAAGCGCCAGTAGGTCCGGCCCCGGCCGGCCTCGCGGTAGCCGGCATATTGCGTGCCCCAGTCGGTGTCGGCGACGTGGTACTCCGGCGCGCGATTGACGATGGTGAAGCGAAACGGCTCGTCCTCGGGCAGGTCGTCGGGGTCGACATGACCGCCGTGCAGGAAGCCGAAATGCGAGGTGTCGATCTCGCCTTCCATCGCCTGCAGCCAGTTGCAGTCGCGCTGGATGAAGTGGACGTTGAGCTCGTCCGGCGGCATGTCGAGGATCTCGAAGCCGGGCAGCGGCGGGGCGTCGGCGCGCGCGCCCATGTAGACCCAGACGATGCCCGCGCGCTCGGCCGTGCGATAGGCACGCGCCTTCACCTTCGCCTTGAAATCCTGGTGGCCTGGCACGCTCGGCATGTCGACGCAATTGCCCGCCGTGTCGAACTTCCAGCCGTGGTAGA
This genomic interval carries:
- a CDS encoding DUF3987 domain-containing protein produces the protein MPPDEKTGPTADTLPWQTIAPDLLGVPRRRPPAFPLRVLPGRWREWVELGAHAQPAPDPLALAMMGAVSAVCGGGVVVHVTQHWREPLLLWLALVGEASSGKSAALAAGRRLLDPLQPDEGDTCFPRCMLLSDPDHWLIRASARRNPRGVMLWRDDLADWLRTRARGEHQADMVAGWSAGRVLRAENPVEEAAEPLALALAGTLDAARLDSLVGAEAAASRLLFAWPEASDRVSLTQPDVDDAPVVAMLRRIGGLMGPAGEPSVIGLEDPTRAQFEEIVGLLRQHARQCDGLEAAWVGKGASAIARIAAMFELMDWAPDETRAYPEGVTLARLEDAWTLWSEYLLPQAEDVFGRVGSTDLDRLGRRVVRWLKRTRHARVSARTIRREALAEAVDAENTETVIALLEAGGVLRLPPPTVPGPGRKSRQWEVNPALR
- a CDS encoding MASE4 domain-containing protein translates to MALAADVDQGLGRSTVFLSLLPPSRTDRRVALAVAVFLVVAFVALVPFAKEPLAPLPPFIPSYQSALLLCDLMTAAVLFGQFSIQRSPGLLILATAYLFTAFAIVPHTLSFPGLFAPGGAIGGGTQTTVWLYMLWHGVFPLMVAAYALTKSADRRLEPARLWIPLAVAGALAAVVAGTLMTTAGHDLLPVLLKPDNTYTTAMYVVITSIWALNIVALAALLARPPHRTLDLWLMVVMVAWIGDVGLSATFNAKRFDVGFYFGRAYGLLAAGFVLMMLLLETRALYARLAGNLAREREAAQRRSRRVFETSQDVILVTDAYGTVVEISPSCTEAIGYAPNELIGRNGMEFVFPGDLEATRQEMREARQNSEARHYSCRYRHKNGRVVTMEWNAVWSEADRLHFFIGRDMTAMEAKEAQLRQAHKMEAVGQLTGGVAHDFNNILMVIQANVEELLEDPSLSAEHRELLASIATSGERAAEMTRRLLAFSRKQRLNPQPTDLTKLVASIDKLLQRTLGQQIRIETILENELWTTDVDRSQLESAIVNLAVNARDAMPEGGQLLIETANVHLDEDYATLNPGVTAGAYVMVAVTDSGTGIPRDILDKVFDPFFTTKETGKGTGLGLSMVYGFIKQSEGHIKIYSEPGRGTTIRMYLPRSDTPLAADPPAPADMPGGRERILLVEDEPHVREAVIRQLRSLGYSVTDAASGRAALDLLESAPFDLLLTDVIMPEMDGVSLTREAAERWPGMKSLFMSGYSERGARSFGLIDGTDRILSKPFRKIDLALRVRETLDA
- a CDS encoding response regulator, whose translation is MPESAPASAPCVLVVDDDDNVRRVVLRQLARLGYRTVEAADGAGALARLAETGDVALLLVDVSMPGGMNGPEVAEHARRTRPGLKVLFASGNVDQQIAASEDFIVKPYRKEELARKLHEILPSGPHPLQPGARP
- a CDS encoding response regulator yields the protein MTALDLARDPRPAASPAPSAVASRTAVRRPSLLARGIWLAVAYLVVTGGMLLALLMQLREEAIDARKRELAAFAQLTASHTFEVALALEQSLRLAELTLTVATESGAATQETIGPMLREVVRGSRALEDVVVLDARGRVIFQAVGTGAVGRDWSNRSYFERARGASARFELAAPTRDGAAGAAQGWSIPVIQPWRKEGQFAGAIVGLMAPEVFDKSWTFDAEVDGLSIALVDNGGRAIMRRPFVDSLAGRPLGGPELVAQLARERAAGALDLADPADGGNGLVAYRRLTAYPELVVLVAQPLDAALADWRRIAWISGGCWVLASLALGGLGLWLVREMKARGALENRYEALFNSIPHPVILSDHESGRLLACNEAAAATYGAPFDGTAGDTALLPSDFAVLRARRGELSRDFACFIGDQRHIDRHGRPIDLELMVRLVDHDGRPADLTVAVDVTDRMKAERARRAAEDQLRQSQKMDTLGQLSGGIAHDFNNVLMVIVDTADEISEIENLPAEARRAAARISDSAGRAEELTRKMLAFSRRQPLRPRPVDVNDLVADTGKLLRRTLGEQIEIDSILADDLWPAEVDPVQLETSLVNLCLNARDAMPRGGRVLVETSNVRLDAAPAAARSGPAAGDFVAIRVSDSGHGILPGDIDKIFEPFFTTKASGKGSGLGLSMVYGFVRQSNGHIEVESELDRGTTFTLYLPRHRGSAVLTVAPSRAAMTGGSERVLVVEDDAHVRAAVVRQLQSLGYDVTSAENGAAGMAALEQAAFDLLLTDVVMPGGMNGKMLADEAARRWPAMAVVFMSGYTDNALIFGGAIADDIRLLGKPFRKRDLAQMIREALDVRPGAAGGPSS
- a CDS encoding glutathione S-transferase family protein, whose translation is MLLIGPNRSPYTRRVAIVLKVYGLPCEQRPLSGFDDRDAVRSFNPLGRIPALVLDSGETLVDSNAILDHLDELVGPERALIAGSGTERRAVLRACAILMGVCDKVLQAAYHRNHVPPDKRHQPWIDDCAAQAGAALVAIEQTLDATQPFLLFDRLTHADVAAVVAERFARGGLGLDTARQVPRLAALTKRLGVRPDFQVAEHPR
- a CDS encoding Rieske 2Fe-2S domain-containing protein, translating into MTTASEGRELTEIGPGTAMGSLMREYWMPALRSSELERDGAPVRLMLLGERLIAFRDSAGRVGVMDHRCPHRCASLFLGRNEEGGLRCLYHGWKFDTAGNCVDMPSVPGHQDFKAKVKARAYRTAERAGIVWVYMGARADAPPLPGFEILDMPPDELNVHFIQRDCNWLQAMEGEIDTSHFGFLHGGHVDPDDLPEDEPFRFTIVNRAPEYHVADTDWGTQYAGYREAGRGRTYWRFANFLLPFWTQAPNGEFASHMHARAWVPLDDGHTMFVFIWWKRAVAANSQPQPRFKDGRPIGGTGRGNLNFLPNTTDWLGRWRLADNEGNDWGIDRAAQRSNAIFSGIDGVHLQDQAVTESMGPVTDFEFEHLAPSDRMITRTRRRLLLATRALRERGEVPAGVDRPEVYRGARSGYFLSDDRSEWHELYRRQFAAAVHPGAPPAQAAE